The uncultured Cohaesibacter sp. genomic sequence CCGGTAACGGATGGCCAGCTGCTTCGTCTTCCCATTCCTGAGCTTAATCAGGAACGCCGTCAGGAAATGGTCAAAATTGCCCATTCTTATGCTGAGAATGCAAAGGTGTCCGTGCGTCATGTGCGTCGTGATGGCATGGATATGTGCAAGAAGGCAGAAAAAGACGGTATGAGTGAGGATGATGCCCGTCTTTACAATGACGAGATTCAGGAACTGACCAACAAATATGTTGCAGAGATCGAAACGATGGCTTCGGGTAAGGAAGCCGAGATCATGCAGGTTTAGGGAATTCTAGCGGTCGTCGGTGCGTGCTCTTTTTGGGAAAGACTATCATGCGCTGGCGCTGTCGAATTCTGGCAGGGCGCCTTTTAAGGCTGTTAAAACCTCTGCGCCATATTGAAGGTCAAGAATCGGCCCGGCGATGCAATCATGATTCATGAAGCATGTCGGGCTGTTGTAAAACCAAGGGGACGGGAATTTATGGTTGGCCAAATGCGTTATGCGGACACTTCTGTTGCAGGAAATATGGCCATACCTCGCCATTTGGCAGTCATTATGGACGGGAATGGGCGTTGGGCAAAGGAGCGCAAGCTGACCCGCACGCATGGCCATCGCCAAGGTGTCGTCGCTGTTCGTGAAATTGTTTCCAATGCCATCGAACTCAATATCGAATATCTGACTCTATTCGCCTTCAGTTCGGAAAACTGGTCTCGCCCTCAATCTGAAGTTCGCGACCTGTTGGGGTTGCTTAAGCTCTTCATCAACAAGGATCTGGCTACCTTGCACAAACAGAATGTGCGGGTGCTGGTCATTGGCAGCCGACAAGGGCTTGAAAGGGACATTGCTGCGCTCCTGGAAAAGGCCCAGCTGCGCACGCGCGATAACACCGGCCTTACCCTACAAATTGCCTTCAATTACGGGGCTCGTCAGGAAATCGTGGATATGGTGAAATCTTTGGCCCGAGAGGTCGAAGAAGGGTGCTTGGCTGCTGATTCCATTGATGAAGCCCTTGTTTCTCGATCTCTATATACCGGTGAGGTGCCTGATCCTGACGTGATCTTGCGTACCAGTGGCGAGAAGCGGTTGAGTAATTTTCTCCTCTGGCAGGCTGCCTATTCGGAGTTTATTTTCGTGGATTGTTATTGGCCGGATTTTAATCGACAGCAGCTTGAACTGGCGCTCGTGGAATATGGTCGGCGCAATCGTCGTTTTGGTCAGGTCGCCGTTGACGATGTGGACCTCAATCAGACTGTGCTCGTCTCTGGCGGGTAGAACCATGCGTATTACGCAGGTTCATGAAATATACGGGAGAAGCTGTTCTGGACTCTTTAAAGAAACCCGCAGGGGAGGCTGAGAACAAGACGCAAAAAAAGAGCCTCTGGTCTGATCTGATGGTCAGGCTTGCGTCGGGTGTTGTTCTTGCAGCGGCTGCTTTCGCTGTCACTTGGTGGGGCGGCATTGCCTTTGCATTGTTTTTTGGTGCAGTTACCGTCTTGATCTATCGCGAATGGCTGGGCATGGTCGGCGAAGCGCCTTTCCAAACGCCCGCCATGACGGGATATATCGTGATCATAGGCTCTCTCTTCTGTTTCTATTTCAAGGATTGGGAGGCCGGACTGGCGATACCCGCCTTCGGGGCGGGGTATCTGTTTTTTGCACGCTGTTCTTATCGGATGGCGCGTTGGTGTGGTCTGGGCATCCTTTATGCGGCAGCGTTCGGCGGTGCCATTTTCCTCCTTCGTCAAGATCCCGACTATGGTTTGCACGCCATTCTGGTTTTGTTTGCGCTGGTTTGGGGCACGGACGTTTCGGCCTATTTCGTTGGCAAATATGTCGGCGGGCCGAAGCTCTGGAAGCGAGTCTCTCCCAAGAAGACATGGTCAGGCTCTGTGGGTGGCCTTGTTCTGGGGTCAGGATTTGCCGTTTTCGTGGCTGTTCTTCTTGGTATTGATCCGAATGTCAGGTTGATTGCAATGCTCGGTGGACTTTCTGTGCTCTCGCAATTGGGGGATCTTGCGGAGTCACAAATGAAGCGTATGTTTGACGTCAAGGATTCCGGTACTCTCATTCCCGGTCATGGCGGTGTCATGGATCGGGTGGATGGTTTGCTTTTTGCCGTTGTGGCTGCGGCCCTGATCGGTGTGGTTTTTGGTGATGTTCATTCTGTGGCAACCGGTTTTCTGATCCAGTAGGACATGGGCACGTTCCCGGTCCTAATCTTTATTTTGATCTAAATATGAGTAGGTTATGTCCAAGACTTCATCCGTTGGCTCCTCCGCGCAAGGCCATGAAGGCGCACCGAAAACCATTTCTGTGCTGGGGGCGAGCGGATCAGTTGGGGATTCTGCTCTCGATATCATTGCCGGCTCGCCTGATCGTTATCGTGTCAATGCGCTGACAGCCAACCGCAATGTTGACAAGCTTGCCCGTGCCGCCATCAAGGCC encodes the following:
- the frr gene encoding ribosome recycling factor, whose protein sequence is MSAEELDLDDLERRMKGAVAVLKTELSGLRTGRASMALLDPITVEAYGQTMPINQVGTVSVPEPRMLSIQVWDKGMVGAVEKAIRESNIGINPVTDGQLLRLPIPELNQERRQEMVKIAHSYAENAKVSVRHVRRDGMDMCKKAEKDGMSEDDARLYNDEIQELTNKYVAEIETMASGKEAEIMQV
- a CDS encoding isoprenyl transferase, which produces MVGQMRYADTSVAGNMAIPRHLAVIMDGNGRWAKERKLTRTHGHRQGVVAVREIVSNAIELNIEYLTLFAFSSENWSRPQSEVRDLLGLLKLFINKDLATLHKQNVRVLVIGSRQGLERDIAALLEKAQLRTRDNTGLTLQIAFNYGARQEIVDMVKSLAREVEEGCLAADSIDEALVSRSLYTGEVPDPDVILRTSGEKRLSNFLLWQAAYSEFIFVDCYWPDFNRQQLELALVEYGRRNRRFGQVAVDDVDLNQTVLVSGG
- a CDS encoding phosphatidate cytidylyltransferase, with translation MKYTGEAVLDSLKKPAGEAENKTQKKSLWSDLMVRLASGVVLAAAAFAVTWWGGIAFALFFGAVTVLIYREWLGMVGEAPFQTPAMTGYIVIIGSLFCFYFKDWEAGLAIPAFGAGYLFFARCSYRMARWCGLGILYAAAFGGAIFLLRQDPDYGLHAILVLFALVWGTDVSAYFVGKYVGGPKLWKRVSPKKTWSGSVGGLVLGSGFAVFVAVLLGIDPNVRLIAMLGGLSVLSQLGDLAESQMKRMFDVKDSGTLIPGHGGVMDRVDGLLFAVVAAALIGVVFGDVHSVATGFLIQ